TAGTTACAAATAAATTTTGGTCCACGCTGTAGCTAAGTGGCCGGGTTGGCGTCGTCACGCTCCCATCAGAAGTTCTCTTCCAAGTCTACTCATGTATGACTTATCGCAGTCGGTCTGGTCCAAAGACGAAAGTAATGGCGCGCCTCCATTGTTGTGGGTCGTTGGCCAACCCCCATTCCACTCTACTCTATGCCATCGCAAGAAAAATACTAGAGCCATCCCAAGAAAACCAGTTTTCCACACTCCTTTCGGCCGTGGACGGGGCCTACTTACCCTCACGCCTCCACTCCGGCGGGTCTATAAAACCGCACCGGCTAGTCCATTGCCAACCACCACCGCACCTCTCTCTCTGaatttctcctctcaacctgcctcTCCTCGTACCTGCTTGATCGGTAGCTGCTAACCTAGCTAGCAATGGCGGCGCAGGGAAGAGGCAGTGCCAACGTGGCCGTGGTCCTCGGCGTGCTTCTTCTCTGCACGCTCGTGGCGGACGCGGCGGTGTTCAACGTCGGCGACCGCGGCGGCTGGTCCTTCAACACCAACTCCTGGCCCACCGGCAAGCGCTTCAAGGCAGGCGACGTCCTAGGTACATACCTATATACGTGCATGCAGACAGATGAGAAGAAGTTTTGATGCATGTGAATCTGGCTGCATGCAGTGTTTAAGTACGACGCGACGGCGCACGACGTGGCCGCGGTGAGCGCGGCGGGGTACAAGGCCTGCGCCAAGCCGGCCAAGGGAGCCAAGGTCTACAAGTCCGGCGCCGACCGCGTCACCCTCGCCCGCGGCACAAACTACTTCATCTGCAGCATCCCCGGCCACTGCCAGTCCGggatgaagatcgccgtcaccGCCGCATAGCCTCATCGCGTCGTCCATCGTCGAGCAGCGTCTTTACGTGACACAACGACCGCAGCTTGATTTACTAATAATAACCAAATAAACGGGCGAGCGTACATACTTCGGTACTATCGATATCAGGTGCCCGGTCAGTGTAGTCGTATTGATTATCGTACGGTGTGTACTATTTGATTCCCCACTCCATCGATCATAATTGCTATTTTATGGCCCTCTGTGATGATTTTGTACTTCATATATACATGAATAAAAGGCATGGGACAATTGTTCTTCCGGGTTTGCTATTTGTGACTTGTGAGTCGCGTAAGTTGTTTTTTTCTCAGAGAGACCGGGCCAAGATACAGTGTCGCCCCGTGAGATAGCACGACGGAGACGACAACTCAAGCAGAGTAGGAAAAGTAGGCGGCAGCACCCAACATTGGAGCTGCTCATCGGCTAGCGAAGGTGGGTTGTGCAGATACGTTACGTAAAACTTGGGTCAGGTATCTGCCAGATTGTATTTGAGATGTTAGACTCGGATCGTGCCGGGTTCAACGAATAAAACACAACCCATTCCAgctaaaaaaatatattttttttactccttccgtccggaaatactcgtcgaagaaatggatgtatctagatgtattttagttctaggtaCATTCATTTCTATGCatatctccgacaagtatttccggacggagggagtagttgttagtAGCATATTATTGTGTTTAATATAATGATGTGTGTTAGTTAATTGTTAAAAAAAGTGTTTTAGCTGAGAtgacattgttctcggttttttagCTCCTTGAATAGTAATATCTTAATTTTCTTTAAAGTCCATGGCAGAGCATGGGCGTACTACTAGTGTTTGTACGTGGGGAGGAAAGAAGAACGGGTGAGTCATGTTGGGGAAGGAGAACAGTGGTGCGTCTATACATCGCCTCGCACGAGTTCGAATGTTGCATCGACCTACAACGAGCGCCCAGTTGGCCGGCCAAATTAGCTTCTTTGTTTCTTAATCCTATTTTTCTTTTGCTCATATTTTAGAAAGAATAAATCAAAATGCATAAATTTCAAAACTTATATGTTCTTAAAAAattaaaaactgaatttttgaaattATTATTGTAGTGGATAGATCTCATTAGcatgatttaaaaaaaatgttgataGCATTCAGAAAAATGTTTATGACATTTAAAAAAGGTAAACATTTGGGGCCGGAGTGCCGGCCGAAGCGCTTGGCCGGTCGGTCCCGCTGCCTTCCTTTTTTCACGCGCGAGACACGCTGGCATGCACGCTGGGTAGACCCAAacgttttatttctctatttcttttttttctttttctctccttcttcttccttccgcTTCTGTCTGATCCCATCCcatctcccgcagtacgagctcgccgGCGTCAGGGGCGCGACCCCCTGCTGCTTTCGCGAGCACCACCTATCTGCCGTTGCAAGCATCTCCTTTCCCAAACCAAACCCAAAAGTTTTGCTCCTCCATCGATGCTGCAATCGGCGACCCAAGAGCTACAACCAACAACGACAAAAGCTTTAACCAGAAGACACCGGCGTGCCACCAGAGAGCAGTGGCCGCATCCTGCGATGGAGCAAGCAACAACCTGGAGCTGCGACAGGGGCTCACAGAATGTTGCAACCGGCGACCAAGTTTGCTGGAACCGAAGGGGAGGTTTGCTAGAACCACCCCCAAAAATGCTACCACCGGAGTTCGTCCTGCTGGAACAGCGACATTTTTGCTACAACCGTAGCATATTTTTGCTACCACCAGTGACTTTTTTCGCTACATGCATGCACGGCGGTGTTGGCCGACGGCGGCGATGCCTTTTTTTTGCTGCAGCCGAAATGCTACCATCGCTTTTGGTTTTTGGTAGAACCGGCGCCTACATTTGCTACCAtcgtttttgttggaaatatgccctagaggcaataataaaaggattattattatatttccttgttcatgataattgtcttttattcatgctataattgtattatccggaaatcgtaatacacgtgtgaatacatagaccacaatatgtccctagtgagcctctagttgactagctcgttgatcaacagatagtcatggtttcctgactatggacattagatgtcattgataacgggatcacatcattaggagaatgatgtgatggacaagacccaatcctaagcatagcacaagatcatgtagttcgttttgctagagcttttccaatgtcaagtattttttccttagaccatgagatcgtgtaactcccggatatcgtaggagtgctttgggtgtaccaaacgtcacaacgtaactgagtgactataaaggtgcactacaggtatctctgaaagtgtctgttgggttgacacggatcaagactgggatttgtcactccgtatgacggagaggtatctctgggcccactcggtaatgcatcatcataatgagctcaaggtgaccaagtgtctggtcacgggatcatgcattacggtacgagtaaagtgacttgccggtaacgagattgaacaaggtattgggataccgacgatcgaatctcgggcaagtaacgtaccgattgacaaagggaattgtatacggggttgcttaaatcctcgacgtcgtggttcatccgatgagatcatcgaggagcatgtgggagccaacatgggtatacagatcccgctgttggttattgaccggagaaccgtctcggtcatgtctacatgtctgccgaacccatagggtctacacacttaaggttcggtgacgctagggttgtatgaatatgagtatgcagcaaaccgaaagttgttcggagtcccggatgagatcccggacgtcacgaggagttccggaatagtccggaggtaaagaattatatataggaagtgcagtttcggccatcgggagagtttcgggggtcaccggtattgtaccgggaccaccggtagggtcccgggggtccaccgggtggggccacctatcccggagggccccgtgggctaaagtggggagggtaccagcccctggtgggctggtgcgccccccccccttgggcccccctgcgcctagggttggaaaccctagggtgggggggcgcctccacttgccttggggggcactccaccccccttggccgccacccccccttggagatgccatctcctaggccggcgcccccccagggggcctatataaaggggggagggagggcagccggaccctgaagtcttggcgcctccctctcccctgctacacctctccctctcaaagaagctcggcgaagctctgccaaaaccctgctgcttccaccaccacgccgttgtgctactggatcttcatcaacctctccttcccccttgctggatcaagaaggaggagacgtcatccgctccgtacgtgtgttgaacgtggaggttttgtccgttcggcacttggtcatcggtgatttggatcacgacgagtacgactccctcaaccccattctcttgaacgcttccgctcgcgatctacaaaggtatgtagatgcactactatcactcgttgctagatgaactcatagatggatcttggtgaaaccgtaggaaaaaatttattttctgcaacgttcgccaacagtggcatcatgagctaggtctatgcgtagttctcgattacacgagtagaacacaatttgttctggacatagatgttgtcaactttcttgctgctactagtcttattttgctttagcggtattgtgggatgaagcggcccggaccgaccttacatgtacgcttacgtgagacaggttccaccgactgacatgcactagttgcataaggtggctagcgggtgtctgtctctcccactttagttggagcggattcgatgaaaagggtccttacgaatggtaaatagaagttgacaaatcacgttgtggctttttcgtaggtaagaaaacgttcttgctagaaccctattgcagccacgtaaaagatgcaataacaattagaggacgtctaacttgtttttgcagcaattgctttgtgatgtgatatggctaaaagttgtgatgaatgatgaatgatatattgtgatgtatgatattatgttcttgtaataggaatcacgacttgcatgtcgatgagtatgacaaccggcaggagccataggagttggcttaattattgtatgacctgcttgtcaataatttaacgccatgtaattactttactttattgctaaaccgttagccatagtagtagaagtaatagttggcgagcaacttcatggagacacgatgatggagatcatgatggtggagatcatggtgtcatgccggtgatgaagatgatcatggagccccgaagatggagatcaaaggagctgatggagatcaaaggagctatatgatattggccatatcatgtcactactatataattgcatgtgatgtttattatgtttatgcatcttgtttacttagaacgacggtagtaaataagatgatcccttatagcaattttaagaaagtgttctccctaactgtgcgccgttgctaaagttcgtcgtttcaaagcaccacgtgatgatcgggtgtgatagattcttacgttcacatacaacgggtgtaagacagttttacacatgcaaaaatactcaggttaacttgacgagcctagcatgtacagacatggcctcggaacacagagaccgaaaggtcgaacatgagtcgtatggaagatacaatcaacatggagatgttcactgatgatgactagtccgtctcacgtgatgatcggacacggcctagtcgactcggatcatgtaacacttagatgactagagggatgtctaatctgagtgggagtttattaaataatttgattagatgaacttaattatcatgaacttagtctaaaatctttgcaaaatatgtcttgtagatcaaatggccaacgctcatgtcaacatgaacttcaacgcattcctagagaaaaccaagctgaaagacgatggcagcaactatacggactgggtccggaacctgaggatcatcctcatagctgtcaagaaaggatatgtcctagaaggaccgctaggtgaagcacccatcccagagaaccaagacgttatgaacgcttggcagtcacgtgctgatgattactccctcgttcagtgcggcatgctttacagcttagaaccggggctccaaaagcattttgagcaacacggagcatatgagatgttcgaggagcttaaAATGGTTTTCCaacctcatgcccgggtcgagagatatgaagtctccgacaagctctatagttgtaagatggaggaaaatagttctgtcagtgagcacatactcaaaatgtctgggttgcacaaccgcatgtcccagctggacattaacctcccggacgaggcggtcattgacagaatccttcagtcgctcccatcgagctataagagctttgtgatgaactacaatatgtaggggatggtgaaaattcttcctgaagtattttcaatgctgaagtcagcagaggtagaaatcaagaaagaacatcaagtgttgatggtcaataaaaccaccaagttcaagaagggcaaggggaagaagaacttcaagaaggacggcaaagatgttgccgcgcccggtaagccagctgccgggaagaagtcaaggaatagacccaagcctgagactgagtgcttttattgcaaagggaagggtcactggaagcgaaactgcgccaaatacttagcggacaaaaaggccggcaacactaaaggtatatttgatatacatataattgatgtgtaccttactagtactcgtagtaactcctggatatttgataccggtgccgttgctcatatttgtaactcacagcaggagctgcggaataagcggagactagcgaaggacgagctgACGatacgcgtcgggaatggttccaaggtcgatgtgatcgcgtcggcacgctacctctacatttacctacgggattagttttaaacctcaataattgttatttagtgccaagtttaagcatgaacattgtatctggatctcgtttaatgcgagatggctactcatttaaatccgagaataatggttgttctatttatatgatagatatgttttatggtcatgccccgatggtcaatggtttattcttaatgaatctcgaacataatgttacacatattcatagtgtgaataccaaaagatgtaaagttgataacgatagtcccatatacttgtggcactgccgccttggtcacattggtgtcaagcgcattaagaagctccatgctgatggacttttagagtctctcgattatgaatcagttgacacatgcgaaccatgcctcatgggcaaaatgaccaagactccgttctacggaacaatggagcgagcaaccaacttattagaaatcatacataccgatgtgtgcggtccaatgagcgttgaggctcgcggaggatatcgttatgttctcactctcactgatgacttgagtagatatgggtatgtctacttgatgaaacacaagtctgagacctttgaaaagttcaaggaatttcagaatgaggtagagaatcaacgtgaacgaaagataaaattcttacgatcagatcgtggaggagaatatttaagtcacgaatttggtacacacttaagaaaatgtggaatcgtttcacaactcacgccgcctggaacacctcagcgtaacggtgtgtccgaacgtcgtaatcgcactctattggatatggtgcgatctatgatgtctcttaccgatttaccgctatcactttggggatacactctagagacagctacattcactttaaatagggctctgtctaaatccgttgagacgacaccgtatgaattatagtttgggaagaaacctaagctgtcgtttctaaaagtttggggatgcgatgcttatgtcaagaaacttcaacctgaaaagctcgaaaccaagttggaaaaatgcgtcttcataggataccctaaggaaaccattgggtataccttctacttaagatccgagggcaagatctttgttgccaagaacggatcctttctggaaaaagagtttctctcgaaagaagtaagtgggaggaaagtagaactcgatgaagtactacctcttgaactggaaagtagtgtagctcaggaaaatgttcctgtggtgcctacaccgactggagaggaaattaatgatgatgatcaaggtacttcggatcaagttgctactaaacttcgtaggtccacaaggacacgttccacaccagagtggtatggcaaccctatcctggaaataatgttgttagacaacggtgaaccttcgaactatgaagaagcgatggcgggcccagatttcaacaaatggcttgaagccatgcaatccgagatagaatccatgtatgaaaacaaagtatggactttgacagacttgcccgatgatcggtgagcgatagaaaacaaatggatctttaagaagaagacggacgcggatggtaatgttaccatctataaagctcgacttgtcgctaagggttatcggcaagttcaaggggttgactacgatgagactttctctccgtagcgaagctgaagtccgtctgaatcatgttagcaattgccgcatactatgattatgagatatgtcaGATGGATGTCAaggtggcattccttaacggctatcttaaggaagaactgtatatgatgcagccggagggttttgtcgatcctaagaatgctgacaaggtgtgcaagctccagcgatccatttatgggctggtgcaagcatctcggagttggaacattcgctttgatgagatgatcaaagcgtttgggtttatgcagacttatggagaagcctgcatttacaagaaagtgagtgggagctctgtagcatttctcatattatatgtagatgacatacttttgatgggaaatgatatagaagttttggacagcattaaggcctacttgaataagtgtttttcaatgaagggccttggagaagctgcttacatattaggcatcaagatctatagggatagatcgagacgcctcataggtctttcacaaagcacataccttgataagatattgaagaagttcaaaatggatcagtccaagtaagggttcttgcctgtattgcaaggtgtgagattgagctcggctcaatgcccgaccacggcaaaagataaagaagagatgagtgtcatcccctatgcctcagccataggatctattatgtatgccatgttgtgtaccagacctgatgtaaaccttgccgtaagtttggtaggaaggtaccaaagtaatcccggcaaggaacactggacagcggtcaagaatatcctgaagtacctgaaaaggacaaaggacatgtttctcgtttatggaggtgacgaagagctcgtcataaaggtttacgtcgatgctagcttcgacacagatctggatgactctaagtcacaaaccggatacgtgtatatgttgaatcgtggagcagtaagctggtgcagttgcaagcagagcgtcgtggcgggatctacatgtgaagcggagtacatggcagcctcggaggcagcacatgaagcaatatggatgaaggagttcatcaccgacctcggagtcatacccaatgcgtcggggccaatcactctcttctgtgacaatactggagctattgccctttccaaggagcccaggtttcacaagaagaccaggcacatcaagcgtcgtttcaactccatccgtgaaaatgttcaagatggagacatagatatttgcaaagtacatacggatctgaatgtcgcagatccgttgactaaacctcttccgcgagcaaaacatgatcaacaccagaactctatgggtgttcgattcatcacaatgtaactagattattgactctagtgcaagtgggagactgttggaaatatgccctagaggcaataataaaaggattattattatatttccttgttcatgataattgtcttttattcatgctataattgtattacccggaaatcgtaatacacgtgtgaatacatagaccacaatatgtccctagtgagcctctagttgactagctcgttgatcaacagatactcatggtttcctgactatggacattagatgtcattgataacgggatcacatcattaggagaatgatgtgatggacaagacccaatcctaagcatagcacaagatcgtgtagttcgttttgctagagcttttccaatgtcaagtatcttttccttagaccatgagatcgtgtaactcccggataccgtaggagtgctttgggtgtaccaaacgtcacaacgtaactgggtgactataaaggtgcactacaggtatctccgaaagtgtctgttgtgttgacacggatcgagactgggatttgtcactccgtatgacggagaggtatctctgggcccactcgataatgcatcatcataatgagctcaaggtgaccaagtgtctgatcacgggatcacgcattacggtacgagtaaagtgacttgccggtaacgagattgaacaaggtattgggataccgacgatcgaatctcgggcaagtaatgtaccgattgacaaagggaattgtatacggggttgcttaaatcctcgacatcatggttcatccgatgagatcatcgaggagcatgtgggagccaacatgggtatccagatccc
Above is a window of Triticum dicoccoides isolate Atlit2015 ecotype Zavitan chromosome 5B, WEW_v2.0, whole genome shotgun sequence DNA encoding:
- the LOC119312864 gene encoding chemocyanin-like codes for the protein MAAQGRGSANVAVVLGVLLLCTLVADAAVFNVGDRGGWSFNTNSWPTGKRFKAGDVLVFKYDATAHDVAAVSAAGYKACAKPAKGAKVYKSGADRVTLARGTNYFICSIPGHCQSGMKIAVTAA